GCCAGCCCAGCAGGGCCGGCGAGTTGCGCAGGCTGATCTCGGCAGCCAGGCCTTCGCGGGCCTGCTGGAATACCGCCAGTTGTTCGGCACTGCGGCTGCAATCGAGCTCGTCAGCGCGGGAGAAGTGGCTCATCAGCACGATCTTCGCCACCTTGCCGCTGGCCAGCAGGCGCCGATAGGCCGCCTGGTAATCAGCCGGGTGGAAGCCGACGCGGTGCATGCCGCTGTCCAGCTTGAGCCAGACATTCAGCGGACGCTGCAGTGCTGCCTGTTCGATAGCTTCGAGCTGCCACTGAGCGTGTACCACTGTCCACAGGTCATGCTGCTCGATCAGTGCCAGTTCGCTGGCTTCGAAGAATCCTTCGAGCAGCAGGATCGGCCCGGTGATGCCCGCCGCGCGCAGTTGCAGCGCTTCCTCGATACAGGCCACCGCGAAACCGTCGGCATCAGCCTGCAGCGCCTGGGCGCAACGCACCGCGCCATGCCCATAGGCGTCGGCCTTGACCACCGCCAGCGCGCGGGCGCCAGCCAGTTCACGGGCCAGTTGGTAGTTGTGACGCAGGGCTTGCAGGTCGATCAGGGCACGGGCGGGACGCATGGTTATCTCGAAGAGCGGAAGATCACAGAGCAGGGTAGAAGCAGCCAGTGGCAAGTTTTTGTGGGAGCGGGCAGGGACGCCGAGTCCATGCGCGAAAGGTCGCGGGCATGGCCCGCTCCCACAGAAGAACGATGAAGTTCTGGACTCAAGGCAACGCAGCAATCACCGTCATTTCCACCAGCACATCCGGCGAATACAGCTTGGCTTCGACACAGGCGCGTGCCGGTGAGTGGCCGGCCGGCACCCAGGCGTCCCAGACCTGGTTCAGGCCGTCACGGTCATCGATGTCCTTGAGGAAGATGGTGATCGACAAGATG
Above is a genomic segment from Pseudomonas argentinensis containing:
- the alr gene encoding alanine racemase; the encoded protein is MRPARALIDLQALRHNYQLARELAGARALAVVKADAYGHGAVRCAQALQADADGFAVACIEEALQLRAAGITGPILLLEGFFEASELALIEQHDLWTVVHAQWQLEAIEQAALQRPLNVWLKLDSGMHRVGFHPADYQAAYRRLLASGKVAKIVLMSHFSRADELDCSRSAEQLAVFQQAREGLAAEISLRNSPALLGWPGIPSDWSRPGIMLYGATPFEQAQQVAARLQPVMTLESRVISVRDLPAGEPVGYGARFVSQRATRVGVVAMGYADGYPRHAPTGTPVLIDGRPSQIIGRVSMDMLTVDLGDLPGAGLGSRVELWGRGVLASDVALAAGTIPYQLFCNVRRVPLIYSET